CGTTGGTACTCCGAAGCTGCCGCTGTCGTTGACCTAGCTCTTTCCGCTTGTCCGTAAATTCATTGTAGATAGGCCAAAAACGTTGTGCCTGCTCTTGGGTGAGCGACAGTTTATCGGTCAGGAAAGCAATTTTCGCGTTTTCGATCCGGCTCATCCGCTCTTGGCGTTGGTCAGTAGTCTGCGCGTGTACTTGGATTGTGCCTACCAACAGCAGCGGTAGGATCAGCGTATAGCGAAGGAGTCGAAGGAAGTGATTCATAGGAGTAAGAAAAACGTCATTAACTACTGACGCTAGAGGTAATTGATTTCGCTAGGCTGTTCATCCATAGCAGCTTGTACTTCGTCGGGCGAAGCTTGAAGGTACTCTTGTACCAGGTTTTGGTCGGCGACGGGCAACTCGGAAAGGTCGTTGATAGAGACCCGCTCATCACTGGCTAGCAGGTACTGCACCATTTCAGTACGGGGCACGGCGGTTAGGTTTACGTGGGCCAAGCGGGCACCTGTAACCGAGGTGTCCGGCTGATTGAGCAAGAAGGTAGCCGCAAAGCTTCCGAGCACTGCTACCGACGCCAAAGCGGTGCGCAGTGGCATGGAAAGCGCCCGGAACCAACCAAAAGCAGTTGACTCTTGCTCGGCCGGCTGCACTCGCGCCATGATTTCGGTGGGCAGCCGATCGAAGTAGCCATCCGGGGGCGGCGCCAGCGGCTGCGGCCGGCGCGGATGATCATCCAGACGAAAGGGAGTATTCATATTCCTTAGAGGCCGCACAAGCGGCTAGGTTTAAGACGGTTCGTTAATGTATTGCTCTATTTTTTTCACCGCGTGGTGATAAGAGGCTTTGAGCGCTCCTACCGACGTGCCCGTTACCTCGGCCATGTCCTCGTATTTCATATCCTCATAGTATTTGAGGTTGAACACCAGCCGCTGCTTGTCGGGCAGGCGCAGAATGGCTTTTTGCAGCTTCAGCTCTACTTCGTCGCCGGCAAGGCTAGGGTCGGCTTCCATTTTGGCCGCTAGCTCTTCCCCTACGTCGTTGAGCGGTAAAAAAAACTTACGCCGCTTCGACGACAAGAAGTTCAGGCATTCATTGGTGGCAATGCGGTAAATCCAGGTGTAAAGGGAGGCATCCTGCCGGAAATTTCCGAGGTGGTTCCACACCTTCACAAACGTATCCTGGGTGAGGTCGTCGGCATCGTCGTGGTCAACGACCATCTTTCGCACATGCCAATACACTTTCTGCTGGTACTTGCGCACCAACTGATTGAAGGCCAGATTACGAGAGGCGGGATCGGCGAACTTAGCGAGGATGTCCTGGTCTTCCAAGCAGGAGTGGGAGGGTAGAGCAGTGAAAAGTAAGTAGCAGTTAGACGTAGGAGCGGGCCTCAGGTTTAATCAAGAGCAAAAAGTAGCGTTATATAAAAGGACACCGCCCAACGTACCGCACGTTCAGCAGAAAGGCGTTGCAGGTAGAGAGCGATTGAAAAGAAGGAGGTAAAAGGCTTTCTAGATAGCTTCGGATGTAGATAATTATAAAAATAAAGCTAGCACCCCGGAGTGGGCATGCTAGCTTCAAACAGTTGCGCCGGGCAGCCACAGATAAGGGCAGACCCGGCGCACGCTTATTTCATTGATTTTGCAGTAGGCTGTTGCCCTACTTTGGCTTTACCGATGAGACTCAACGGTAGTCAGCCGTTACTTAGCCGGATAACCAGGATTCTGCACCAAATTAGGGTTTGCGGCCAACTGCCGTTGGGGTATAGGAAATAACTCCTTGGTTTTGTCGGTGGGCTGGTGGTCCCACCAAGAAGCCGTGGTGAAGGCCCCAAACCGGACCATATCCGTGCGGCGCTTTCCCTCGAAGATAAACTCCCGGCTGCGTTCGGCCAGAAGTTCCGGCAGCGTCAGGGTGGCAGCGGTGTAGGCTTCCTTCGCCACATCGGCCGGGCGGAAGGCGCGTTTGCGCACGTCGTTGATCAGTTGAACCGCCTCAGGCACGGCTGAGCCGCCGTTTTTGCGCATCAGCGCTTCGGCCTTGTAGAAGTAGATGTCAGTGAGGCGGTACAGAATCCAGTCGTTGCTCCAGTACTTGGCCTCCGACTGACGGCCAGGCCGGTACTTGTTGAAGCGGGCACCGCTGTTTTCTTCCCCATCAATCATCGTGGAACTGGTCTTGTTCTCGCTAGCCCGCCGGATTTCCTTCACAAACACCAGCTGTTTATCGCGGTACTCTTCCGTACCGAGTACGGGTTTAGTAGGGTCGGCTGCTTGAAACTGCGGGCCGATCAGCATCCAAGTTGATTTGCGCAAGTCATTGTCTTTGAAGACATCATAGGCGGAGGGAATCACGACTACGCCGTTGTTGCCGTTGGCGTCGCCATCGTAGATCAGGCGCTGGGCGAAGTGGTAGAAGTCGCTGTTCCAGCCGCAGCGCGTAGGCGTTGCTTGGTAATCGTAGGTAAGCTG
This Hymenobacter sp. GOD-10R DNA region includes the following protein-coding sequences:
- a CDS encoding Spy/CpxP family protein refolding chaperone — encoded protein: MNHFLRLLRYTLILPLLLVGTIQVHAQTTDQRQERMSRIENAKIAFLTDKLSLTQEQAQRFWPIYNEFTDKRKELGQRQRQLRSTNVESLNDQQIRDLIKQNVTLRQNEVNLEKEYYDKFQKVLSVRQTGQLLVAEREFTREILQKLGGGRRGGPPSPAGAAN
- a CDS encoding RNA polymerase sigma factor; its protein translation is MEDQDILAKFADPASRNLAFNQLVRKYQQKVYWHVRKMVVDHDDADDLTQDTFVKVWNHLGNFRQDASLYTWIYRIATNECLNFLSSKRRKFFLPLNDVGEELAAKMEADPSLAGDEVELKLQKAILRLPDKQRLVFNLKYYEDMKYEDMAEVTGTSVGALKASYHHAVKKIEQYINEPS